In a single window of the Pyrococcus sp. NA2 genome:
- a CDS encoding PLP-dependent aminotransferase family protein, with translation MEEVVESMLGNVERFFSKKALEMKASEVRELLKLVETSDVISLAGGLPNPKTFPKEIIKEILDEVMTHYADKALQYGTTKGFTPLRETLMKWFERRYGFSRDNDIMITSGSQQALDLIGRVFINPGDIVVVEAPTYLAALQAFNFYEPTYVQIPLDDEGMKVDVLEEKLRELRSQGKKVKIVYTVPTFQNPAGVTMTEDRRKYLLELANEYDFIVVEDDPYGELRYSGKQVKKVKSFDREGRVLYLGTFSKILAPGFRLGWVVGDPGIIRKLEIAKQSTDLCTNSFGQVVAWRYVDGGYLDRHIPKIIEFYKPRRDAMLEALEEYMPEGVRWTRPEGGMFVWVTLPEGINATEMLRKAVKKGVAYVPGEAFYAHRDIKNTMRLNFTYVDEEQIKEGVRRLAETIKEEL, from the coding sequence ATGGAAGAAGTCGTGGAGAGTATGCTCGGAAATGTTGAGAGATTCTTTTCGAAGAAGGCCCTTGAAATGAAAGCTTCAGAAGTTAGGGAGCTCCTCAAGCTCGTTGAAACGAGTGATGTTATAAGCCTCGCTGGAGGTTTGCCAAACCCCAAGACGTTTCCAAAGGAGATAATAAAGGAGATTCTTGACGAGGTCATGACGCACTACGCTGATAAGGCCCTACAATATGGCACCACAAAAGGTTTCACGCCCTTAAGGGAAACCTTAATGAAGTGGTTTGAGAGAAGGTACGGGTTCTCACGAGATAATGATATAATGATAACAAGTGGATCCCAACAGGCCCTTGATTTAATCGGAAGGGTATTCATAAATCCCGGAGACATTGTGGTTGTTGAGGCCCCAACATACTTGGCCGCTCTTCAGGCATTCAATTTCTATGAGCCAACTTATGTTCAAATCCCACTAGATGATGAGGGAATGAAAGTTGATGTGCTTGAAGAGAAGCTTAGGGAACTGAGATCCCAAGGAAAGAAGGTAAAGATAGTTTACACAGTCCCCACATTCCAGAATCCAGCAGGAGTCACAATGACAGAAGATAGAAGAAAGTATCTCTTGGAGCTTGCAAATGAATACGATTTCATTGTAGTTGAAGATGATCCATACGGAGAGCTGAGGTACTCAGGCAAGCAAGTGAAGAAGGTAAAGAGTTTTGACAGAGAGGGGAGAGTTCTCTACCTTGGAACATTCTCAAAGATACTTGCTCCTGGATTTAGGCTTGGATGGGTGGTTGGAGATCCAGGAATCATAAGAAAGTTAGAGATAGCAAAGCAGAGCACAGATCTATGTACAAACTCCTTTGGTCAAGTCGTCGCATGGAGATACGTTGATGGTGGCTACTTAGACAGGCACATTCCAAAGATAATTGAGTTCTATAAGCCCAGGAGAGACGCCATGTTGGAAGCATTGGAAGAATACATGCCTGAAGGTGTCAGATGGACAAGACCTGAAGGGGGAATGTTCGTCTGGGTCACGCTACCCGAAGGCATCAATGCAACAGAAATGCTTAGGAAGGCAGTGAAGAAGGGAGTTGCCTACGTCCCAGGAGAGGCATTCTATGCCCATAGGGACATCAAGAATACGATGAGATTGAACTTTACATATGTAGATGAGGAACAGATTAAAGAGGGAGTCAGAAGATTAGCCGAGACAATAAAGGAGGAACTTTAG
- a CDS encoding ribose 1,5-bisphosphate isomerase gives MIVKEVYEIAEKIKKMEIRGAGKIARAAAQALMIQAEKSKAKDSDELWNELKEASKILFNTRPTAVSLPNALRYVMHRAKSVYASGADLETLRFTVINSAKEFIYNSEKAIERIGEIGAKRIEDGDIIMTHCHSKAAISVMKKAFEQGKDIKVIVTETRPRWQGKITAKELASYGIPVIYIVDSAARHYMKMTDKVVMGADSITANGAVINKIGTSLIALTAKEHRVWVMIAAETYKFHPATMLGQLVEIEMRDPTEVIPEEELKTWPKNIEVWNPAFDVTPPEYIDVIITERGIIPPYAAIDILKEEFGWAFKYREPWED, from the coding sequence ATGATAGTTAAGGAGGTCTACGAGATAGCTGAAAAAATAAAAAAGATGGAAATAAGAGGAGCGGGAAAAATCGCCAGAGCAGCCGCTCAAGCCTTAATGATACAAGCTGAGAAGAGTAAAGCAAAAGATTCCGACGAATTATGGAATGAACTCAAGGAAGCTTCGAAGATATTATTTAACACGAGGCCAACTGCTGTCTCACTCCCAAATGCTCTAAGATACGTAATGCACAGGGCAAAGAGCGTCTACGCCAGTGGTGCCGACTTAGAAACGCTTAGATTCACCGTGATAAATTCTGCCAAGGAGTTTATATATAATTCAGAAAAGGCCATAGAGCGGATTGGAGAAATAGGAGCCAAGAGAATTGAAGACGGAGACATAATAATGACGCATTGTCACAGTAAAGCTGCGATAAGCGTCATGAAAAAGGCCTTTGAGCAAGGAAAGGACATAAAGGTCATAGTAACGGAAACTAGACCTAGGTGGCAGGGTAAAATTACGGCAAAAGAATTGGCCAGTTATGGGATTCCAGTTATATACATCGTGGACTCAGCAGCTAGGCATTACATGAAGATGACCGACAAAGTTGTCATGGGAGCAGACTCTATAACGGCAAATGGTGCAGTAATAAACAAAATCGGAACTTCACTGATCGCGTTAACTGCCAAAGAACATAGAGTCTGGGTTATGATAGCTGCAGAAACGTACAAGTTCCATCCAGCTACAATGCTAGGCCAATTAGTTGAGATAGAGATGAGAGATCCAACTGAGGTTATTCCAGAAGAGGAACTGAAGACGTGGCCAAAGAACATAGAGGTTTGGAACCCAGCATTTGACGTTACTCCCCCAGAGTACATAGATGTCATAATTACGGAGAGGGGAATAATTCCCCCATATGCGGCAATAGACATACTTAAGGAGGAATTTGGATGGGCATTTAAGTACAGGGAACCTTGGGAAGATTAG
- a CDS encoding UPF0146 family protein, whose amino-acid sequence MIVLSEFIANYVKDGRIVEVGAGFYLKVAMKLKEMGFEVLVVDKNVEAVENAKRLGLNAEVDDVFNPRLELYEGVDVIYSIRPTPEMMPALVKLSKKVNVPMLIVPLTGDSPPNEMKLVNYKGIPVYIFVPKGAREDDS is encoded by the coding sequence ATGATCGTCCTTTCAGAGTTTATAGCCAATTATGTAAAAGATGGAAGGATAGTTGAGGTAGGTGCTGGGTTTTACCTAAAGGTTGCAATGAAGTTGAAGGAGATGGGGTTTGAGGTCCTTGTAGTTGATAAAAACGTCGAAGCTGTAGAGAATGCAAAGAGACTTGGCCTCAATGCAGAGGTTGACGATGTGTTTAACCCAAGGTTAGAGTTATATGAAGGAGTCGATGTGATTTACTCCATTAGACCAACGCCGGAGATGATGCCCGCATTGGTTAAGTTATCTAAAAAGGTTAACGTCCCTATGTTGATTGTCCCACTTACGGGCGATTCCCCTCCCAATGAGATGAAGCTAGTCAACTATAAGGGAATTCCTGTGTATATCTTTGTTCCAAAAGGGGCGAGAGAAGATGATAGTTAA
- a CDS encoding PRC-barrel domain-containing protein, with the protein MVMQLSKIYGKHIYNTKGKYIGKVDEVIIDIREGEGRILILALPGERVGVPYEKVTAVGDIILVKAPEEK; encoded by the coding sequence ATGGTTATGCAACTCTCAAAGATCTATGGAAAACATATCTACAATACGAAGGGTAAGTACATAGGCAAGGTTGATGAAGTTATCATCGATATTCGAGAAGGAGAAGGAAGGATACTCATACTTGCCTTGCCAGGGGAAAGGGTTGGAGTTCCATACGAGAAGGTAACTGCTGTAGGGGACATAATTTTAGTAAAAGCCCCTGAGGAGAAATGA
- a CDS encoding DEAD/DEAH box helicase encodes MVVLRIPKDSAKVKVERADPKVYFQIYNLLSFRRDFGRWDKAESLYDPYTNTFPVGLLPRVKKFLNSKGYRVRIKDERTVNGVPLNSEWNESYKLRKYQRKAVRLAIREKMGVLALPVGSGKTVVGLRIIHEIGKSALIIVHTKELLYQWAEKIEEILGVKPGIIGDNKWSEGQITVAMIQTLLSRGTDKLKNRYAVVMFDECHRTSAAEKFYKVGISLPQVYRFGLSATPWRRLRGEEMKIEGVVGPVIYEVKAEDLINEGFLARPRFEVIEYNSKMPALADKYKELYEEAIMENEERNKAIVEKAIELAKEGHRVLIDVKRIDHGEILVKMLKEKGINAEFLSSQSPNRWEILEKFKKGEIQVLVSTLLKEGVDIPEISAIILAGGGKSDIMTIQTIGRALRPKAGGEAVIVDVKDTDPLLFTHFIERQKALKQYYGKYYNL; translated from the coding sequence ATGGTAGTGTTAAGGATCCCGAAGGATAGTGCAAAAGTGAAGGTTGAGAGGGCGGATCCTAAGGTGTATTTTCAAATATACAACTTACTATCATTCAGGAGAGACTTTGGAAGGTGGGATAAGGCTGAAAGTCTCTATGATCCATACACGAACACCTTTCCAGTTGGTCTATTGCCAAGGGTGAAAAAATTTCTAAATTCTAAAGGTTACAGGGTCAGGATTAAGGATGAGAGAACTGTTAACGGTGTACCCTTGAATTCAGAGTGGAATGAAAGTTATAAGCTTAGAAAATATCAAAGGAAAGCAGTTAGATTGGCAATAAGGGAGAAGATGGGTGTTTTGGCATTGCCCGTGGGGAGTGGAAAGACAGTCGTTGGCCTCAGGATCATTCATGAGATAGGAAAGAGTGCCCTGATAATAGTTCACACAAAGGAATTGCTTTATCAGTGGGCCGAAAAAATTGAAGAAATTCTTGGGGTGAAACCGGGAATAATCGGGGATAATAAGTGGAGCGAAGGCCAAATAACGGTTGCAATGATTCAGACCCTCCTTTCCAGGGGTACTGACAAGTTGAAGAATAGGTATGCCGTAGTAATGTTTGACGAGTGTCATAGAACTTCTGCGGCTGAGAAGTTCTATAAGGTTGGTATAAGCCTCCCTCAGGTTTATAGATTTGGATTATCTGCGACTCCCTGGAGAAGGCTTAGAGGAGAAGAAATGAAGATTGAGGGAGTTGTAGGTCCTGTAATATATGAGGTTAAGGCCGAGGACTTGATAAATGAAGGTTTCCTTGCAAGGCCAAGATTTGAGGTCATAGAATACAATTCAAAAATGCCAGCATTGGCAGATAAGTACAAGGAACTGTATGAGGAGGCGATAATGGAGAATGAGGAGAGAAATAAGGCAATAGTGGAAAAGGCCATTGAACTGGCAAAGGAGGGTCACAGGGTACTCATAGATGTAAAGAGAATTGATCATGGAGAAATTCTAGTTAAAATGCTTAAAGAGAAGGGTATAAATGCAGAATTCTTGAGTTCTCAAAGTCCAAATAGGTGGGAAATACTTGAGAAGTTTAAGAAAGGGGAAATACAAGTTCTCGTGTCCACACTTTTGAAGGAGGGTGTTGACATTCCTGAGATCTCGGCGATAATATTGGCTGGAGGAGGGAAGAGCGACATAATGACGATACAAACAATAGGGAGGGCCTTAAGGCCGAAAGCTGGAGGGGAGGCAGTTATAGTTGATGTTAAGGATACGGATCCTCTACTGTTCACCCATTTCATAGAGAGACAAAAGGCCCTTAAGCAATACTATGGGAAATATTATAACCTTTGA
- the speE gene encoding polyamine aminopropyltransferase, with protein MEFIEWYPKGYGVAFKVKRKIFEGKSKYQRIEVYETEGFGKLLALDGTVQLVTKGEKSYHEVLVHPAMLAHPNPRRVLVIGGGDGGTIREVLKHRSVEEAIMVEIDMDVIQVSSRYIGIDEGILEKMLSNSCERARLIIGNGVEFIKENREFDVIIVDSTDPVGPAEKLFSEEFYKDAYEALNTPGIYVTQAGSVYLFTDELTMAYKRMKKVFDYVYYYSFPVIGYASPWAFLVGIKGEIDFRKINLERSKELNLEYYDPEMHETIFQMPRYIREMLQRL; from the coding sequence ATGGAATTCATTGAATGGTATCCCAAAGGATATGGTGTTGCGTTTAAAGTCAAAAGGAAAATTTTTGAGGGAAAATCAAAGTATCAGAGGATAGAAGTTTACGAAACGGAAGGATTCGGAAAGTTATTGGCATTAGATGGAACAGTTCAACTCGTGACAAAGGGTGAAAAAAGCTACCACGAAGTTCTTGTGCATCCAGCGATGCTTGCACATCCCAATCCAAGGAGAGTGCTAGTTATTGGAGGGGGAGATGGAGGGACCATAAGAGAAGTGCTGAAGCATAGGAGCGTTGAGGAAGCGATAATGGTCGAAATTGACATGGATGTAATCCAAGTATCATCAAGGTACATTGGAATCGATGAAGGAATACTTGAGAAAATGTTATCAAACAGCTGTGAAAGAGCGAGGTTAATAATCGGAAATGGGGTCGAATTCATAAAGGAGAACAGGGAGTTTGATGTGATAATCGTTGATTCAACAGATCCAGTCGGGCCTGCAGAGAAATTGTTTAGTGAAGAGTTCTACAAGGACGCGTATGAGGCTCTCAACACCCCCGGGATATATGTTACCCAAGCCGGAAGCGTTTATCTGTTCACGGACGAACTTACCATGGCATACAAGAGAATGAAGAAGGTTTTCGATTACGTATACTACTACTCCTTCCCCGTTATAGGATATGCTTCTCCCTGGGCGTTCCTTGTTGGTATTAAAGGGGAGATTGACTTTAGAAAAATTAATTTAGAGAGAAGCAAAGAACTAAACCTCGAATACTATGATCCAGAGATGCACGAAACGATATTCCAAATGCCCAGGTATATACGAGAGATGCTTCAAAGGTTATAA
- a CDS encoding ATPase yields the protein MERSRVYASPSYEVYGLSRNPFTELASEGIEDIDAIHVYQEVDMKISSLISDVIGNRSSITFSIVGPLGMGKTQRLKSIARVIEEKGGKVIYVKVDTTDILKITRDIFSSLKPPKTRTNIFFENLSRKLGFVTRLEKMLSSVSEYKSRDIAEMLTKELSKYRYSALLLDELENMRGANEKEKILFFEMLRHFISNMPPGCIFAFASIPEAYEEYSNQFPAFFMRLHYEFKLRPMSYQEVVELVKKRLSKVRTKDTADPLYPFTEDAIRLIHELGKGNPRQILRLLNYVLSEAVKHKFDPINEYVITTILEEPKSLEEYLARIPSEFKDLVRVIVEKFEGGPVSYIQIAKELKMPGMEAYEKLEHLVNLGFLVGDPRGNYKVPDYVRKFLEEEEKE from the coding sequence ATGGAAAGGTCTCGGGTATATGCTTCTCCTTCATATGAGGTTTATGGTCTTTCGCGAAATCCCTTTACGGAACTTGCGAGCGAGGGTATTGAAGATATAGATGCCATTCACGTTTATCAAGAGGTTGATATGAAAATTTCATCCCTAATTTCGGATGTTATAGGGAATAGGAGTTCGATAACCTTCTCCATAGTTGGACCTCTTGGCATGGGTAAGACGCAGAGGTTGAAGAGCATTGCAAGGGTAATTGAGGAGAAGGGGGGAAAGGTGATATACGTAAAGGTTGACACGACAGATATACTAAAGATAACAAGGGACATATTCAGTTCTCTGAAGCCACCCAAAACTAGGACAAACATCTTTTTCGAAAATTTATCTAGGAAGCTTGGCTTTGTTACTAGATTGGAGAAAATGCTTTCCTCTGTGAGCGAATACAAAAGCAGAGATATAGCTGAGATGTTAACAAAGGAGTTGAGCAAGTATAGGTACTCAGCTCTTCTTTTGGATGAGCTCGAAAATATGAGGGGAGCCAATGAAAAGGAGAAGATCCTATTCTTTGAGATGCTCAGACATTTCATAAGTAACATGCCTCCAGGTTGTATATTTGCATTTGCTTCAATTCCAGAGGCTTACGAAGAATATTCAAATCAATTTCCGGCATTCTTTATGAGGTTGCACTATGAGTTTAAGTTGAGACCAATGAGCTATCAGGAGGTTGTTGAGCTCGTTAAGAAAAGGCTCTCAAAGGTCAGGACTAAAGACACGGCAGATCCTCTGTATCCCTTTACTGAGGATGCAATAAGATTGATCCACGAGCTTGGAAAGGGTAACCCAAGGCAGATACTTAGGTTATTGAACTATGTCCTCAGTGAGGCCGTGAAGCACAAGTTTGATCCAATTAACGAGTACGTGATAACAACGATTCTAGAGGAGCCTAAGAGCTTAGAAGAGTATCTTGCAAGGATACCAAGTGAATTCAAGGATCTTGTGAGAGTTATAGTGGAAAAGTTCGAAGGGGGTCCAGTTAGTTACATCCAAATAGCTAAGGAGCTTAAGATGCCAGGAATGGAGGCTTATGAGAAGCTTGAACATTTAGTCAACCTTGGATTCCTGGTTGGAGATCCTAGGGGGAATTATAAGGTTCCTGATTACGTCAGAAAATTCCTGGAGGAGGAAGAAAAGGAATGA
- a CDS encoding metal-dependent hydrolase produces the protein MNYEEHVLAGLITYPIFVALLYFLQQYIPLDLSYLPLVLGYAFYVLGSDLPDIDHPDSIIHRGVKPIFSIIVGSTVALRTQHIFPSYQPIFSWALGGVSAFISWFIFSALMPRHRGIVHSVFSALVYGFLSFIAVKYGIKIGTQGALVVALAAFSGYMLHLMLDRSVKLI, from the coding sequence ATGAACTATGAGGAACACGTTTTAGCTGGATTGATAACTTATCCAATATTTGTTGCACTCTTATATTTTCTTCAACAGTATATCCCGCTGGACTTAAGCTACTTGCCCCTGGTCTTGGGTTACGCCTTCTACGTCTTAGGAAGTGACCTTCCAGACATAGATCATCCTGATTCAATAATTCATAGGGGAGTAAAGCCAATATTCTCGATAATAGTGGGAAGTACTGTTGCACTCAGAACTCAACATATCTTTCCCTCTTATCAGCCAATATTTTCCTGGGCACTAGGCGGGGTTTCGGCCTTTATATCATGGTTCATCTTTTCGGCTTTGATGCCGAGGCATAGGGGAATAGTCCACTCGGTATTTTCGGCACTGGTCTATGGCTTCTTGTCTTTCATTGCGGTAAAATATGGAATTAAAATTGGGACCCAAGGAGCACTAGTCGTTGCACTTGCAGCATTCTCGGGATACATGCTTCACCTAATGCTTGATAGGAGTGTTAAGTTAATTTGA
- a CDS encoding MarC family protein — translation MLGELLSSALLMLIMIDPSDKILLVSLLREDFHIEDVKGLIVRSNVIGFILLFLFAIAGKIILQDIFHISLDSLRVAGGFVLFKIGLDALEGGGMITLRKEKNILALAAVPVATPLIAGPAAITAAITLTAEHGILISVIATSIAILVNAVLMLIALYAMKSVNKNVLSVTIRIIGLFIMAIGAQMMITGAGGILLNIMRASN, via the coding sequence ATGCTCGGAGAGCTCCTTAGTTCGGCATTACTAATGCTCATAATGATAGATCCAAGTGATAAGATTCTCCTGGTCAGTTTACTCAGAGAGGATTTTCACATTGAAGATGTAAAGGGTCTAATTGTAAGGTCTAATGTGATTGGATTTATACTCCTCTTCTTATTCGCAATAGCCGGCAAGATAATCCTTCAAGATATATTTCATATAAGCCTTGACTCCTTAAGGGTTGCAGGAGGTTTTGTGTTGTTTAAGATAGGCCTTGATGCCCTTGAAGGAGGTGGAATGATAACTTTGAGAAAGGAAAAGAACATACTCGCACTGGCAGCCGTTCCAGTGGCCACCCCTTTAATTGCGGGCCCGGCAGCAATAACAGCTGCAATAACCCTGACGGCGGAACATGGGATACTTATCTCTGTCATTGCAACCTCAATAGCGATACTTGTCAATGCAGTTCTAATGTTGATAGCACTTTATGCCATGAAGAGCGTTAACAAAAATGTGCTAAGCGTGACAATAAGGATAATTGGACTATTCATAATGGCCATAGGTGCTCAGATGATGATCACGGGAGCTGGGGGTATACTGCTCAATATAATGAGGGCTTCAAATTAA
- a CDS encoding LEA type 2 family protein, whose product MGKIGAIVGIIFFSWLVYSAYFIVSFHPRIEGEWGAIEGDNVEVIFNVDLGNPSPIPISIDRMEVRLAGIEIGKVERGSIGIFERKARIISTVNLENLTSAIITHIKNDENSKVSVYAKLKLFDVIPVEYSKDLDFKTNLLSYLTNIRVEPRPYTIGPLVVKTPGVEGMSAKWGQVSNDRIEITGLLKLYNPNDFPIPVTGLTAEFYMNNIKIGTGRITKGTVLQPDSRGEVGVKLILDVDNFKEALKAHIRNGERSTLRVDIDLVVKVAGVEYTIPIKNIETTFETDILGSFEFA is encoded by the coding sequence ATGGGAAAGATTGGGGCAATAGTGGGGATAATATTCTTCTCATGGTTAGTGTACTCGGCCTACTTCATAGTTAGCTTTCATCCCAGGATTGAAGGAGAGTGGGGTGCCATTGAAGGAGACAATGTTGAAGTAATTTTCAACGTTGATCTAGGAAATCCCTCTCCAATTCCGATTAGCATAGATAGGATGGAAGTTAGACTGGCAGGCATAGAAATTGGAAAGGTTGAAAGAGGAAGTATAGGGATATTTGAAAGAAAGGCAAGAATAATATCAACCGTTAACTTGGAAAACTTGACTTCTGCAATTATCACTCATATAAAAAACGATGAGAATAGCAAAGTGAGCGTCTATGCAAAGTTAAAGTTATTTGATGTAATTCCGGTTGAGTACTCAAAAGATCTTGACTTTAAAACGAATCTTCTGTCTTACCTTACGAATATCAGGGTCGAGCCAAGACCATATACTATCGGCCCGTTGGTTGTTAAAACGCCAGGAGTTGAGGGGATGAGTGCCAAATGGGGTCAAGTTTCGAATGATCGTATTGAGATAACGGGTCTTCTAAAGCTCTATAATCCAAATGATTTTCCAATTCCAGTGACGGGTCTTACAGCGGAGTTTTACATGAATAATATAAAGATAGGAACCGGAAGGATAACGAAAGGGACGGTACTACAGCCTGACTCTAGAGGAGAAGTTGGAGTGAAGTTAATCCTGGATGTTGATAACTTTAAGGAGGCTTTGAAGGCCCACATAAGGAATGGAGAGAGGAGCACATTAAGAGTTGACATAGATTTGGTGGTTAAGGTTGCGGGTGTTGAGTACACGATACCGATTAAGAACATAGAGACGACATTCGAGACCGACATACTTGGTAGCTTTGAATTTGCCTAA
- a CDS encoding DUF2139 domain-containing protein: protein MILEKLDRFPPRFGPEWGSGGIFGLRYHNETLYFTLAFEGEAHFITNDSHDVYDFHLVGRRPTSGGDTYNAVETVDEFIYFGGWIHAPAKFRGKEEGKSTIDFSNKYAHVHEYDTSNSTIRLIWKESIHNPEKWCGEVSDIIYNPYTDELLLAREDGHANLGVYSLDRRKGGIRRLISDPSPKGTQVHDVAFFGVGKNYVQGLQKIYALDMITEKVDIFDLSSSLDGEPYSAPHLGAMASLNNRAFAFVRGGIFVGNPYNEEEFRFVRLFDFPTFYAPFRVNTLPFGGGILVAFNAHHDAYYKPRTKEERMYHVFTNTIVGPSVLVYITPPSVRIVATFGARVTSIEQFNDKILVATNTTPNTGALDATPFDTGHRGIVVLSQEIILKNSPPVRFSTPVAKVFGGIPVEGYREPRLIIKARRKNKLRVYEYDLALPLNDADYDEFEISEGRNVIDLSSFSGILSFKLENEDNSARAIIELR from the coding sequence ATGATTCTTGAGAAGCTAGATAGATTTCCTCCTAGATTTGGTCCAGAATGGGGAAGCGGTGGTATTTTTGGATTGAGGTACCATAACGAGACCCTATACTTTACACTGGCATTTGAAGGTGAAGCCCACTTCATAACCAATGATTCTCACGATGTTTACGATTTTCACTTGGTTGGAAGAAGACCCACATCTGGAGGAGATACTTATAATGCCGTTGAGACCGTCGATGAGTTCATTTACTTTGGAGGTTGGATTCATGCTCCGGCAAAATTCAGAGGAAAAGAAGAAGGGAAATCAACGATAGACTTTTCAAACAAATATGCTCACGTTCACGAATATGACACTTCAAACTCAACCATTAGACTCATTTGGAAAGAGTCAATTCACAACCCAGAGAAATGGTGCGGAGAGGTTAGTGACATAATATATAACCCCTACACGGATGAGCTCTTACTTGCCAGAGAAGATGGACACGCAAATCTGGGAGTTTATTCTCTTGACAGAAGAAAGGGAGGAATAAGGAGGCTAATTAGCGACCCAAGTCCAAAGGGAACTCAAGTTCATGATGTTGCCTTCTTTGGAGTTGGAAAGAACTATGTCCAAGGACTTCAGAAGATCTATGCCCTGGACATGATAACGGAGAAAGTGGATATCTTTGATTTGTCTTCAAGCCTTGACGGAGAGCCTTATTCTGCTCCTCACTTGGGAGCCATGGCATCGTTAAATAACAGGGCTTTTGCCTTTGTAAGGGGTGGCATTTTTGTTGGAAACCCATATAATGAGGAAGAGTTCAGATTTGTCAGGCTATTTGATTTTCCAACATTCTATGCCCCCTTCAGGGTGAACACACTTCCATTCGGAGGAGGTATCTTAGTGGCATTCAATGCTCATCATGACGCTTACTACAAACCAAGGACTAAAGAGGAGAGAATGTATCATGTCTTCACTAATACGATAGTTGGCCCGAGTGTTCTTGTCTATATAACTCCTCCGAGCGTTAGAATAGTTGCGACCTTTGGGGCTAGGGTTACATCCATAGAGCAATTTAATGACAAGATCCTGGTTGCAACAAACACTACTCCGAATACTGGTGCCTTGGATGCAACCCCCTTCGACACTGGACATAGAGGAATAGTTGTGCTATCCCAGGAAATAATTCTCAAGAACTCCCCTCCCGTAAGGTTTTCAACGCCTGTGGCTAAAGTATTCGGGGGTATTCCAGTGGAGGGGTACAGGGAACCCCGACTTATAATTAAGGCCAGGAGGAAGAACAAGCTGAGGGTGTATGAATACGATTTAGCTCTACCATTGAATGATGCTGATTACGATGAATTCGAAATAAGCGAGGGGAGAAACGTTATTGATCTTTCATCTTTCTCTGGAATACTGTCCTTTAAGCTCGAGAATGAAGATAACTCGGCTCGTGCAATTATTGAGTTGAGGTGA
- a CDS encoding DUF366 family protein — protein sequence MELLVIKDRRINYDGSAIRSHWAYRNFGILGDSIVVFRGRCDVKVEEMIDIEDLREKKEIKSDDMVHYIIEIFETPNVLLASSLQKLFIARLCEVLRSYGVETSRRGDDIYVNGRKLSVSIATVSPVSIKMHIGINVEAKGVPREVRAIGLRELGIEEIEEFMETSGRALVEEFEKVKRDSLKVRWTQ from the coding sequence ATGGAGCTTTTAGTCATAAAGGATAGGAGGATAAACTATGATGGTTCGGCAATAAGAAGCCACTGGGCCTATAGGAACTTTGGAATTCTTGGTGATTCAATAGTTGTGTTCAGGGGGAGGTGCGATGTTAAGGTTGAGGAGATGATAGATATCGAGGACCTAAGGGAGAAGAAGGAGATAAAGAGCGATGACATGGTTCACTATATAATTGAGATATTTGAGACGCCAAACGTTCTATTAGCGTCTTCACTTCAGAAGCTCTTCATTGCAAGGCTCTGTGAAGTTTTAAGGAGTTATGGTGTCGAAACATCAAGGAGGGGAGATGATATCTACGTTAATGGAAGGAAGCTTAGCGTTTCAATAGCCACGGTATCCCCGGTTAGCATAAAGATGCACATCGGCATAAACGTTGAAGCCAAGGGAGTCCCTAGGGAAGTTAGGGCCATTGGGTTGAGGGAGCTTGGGATTGAAGAGATTGAAGAGTTCATGGAGACCTCCGGAAGGGCCTTAGTTGAGGAGTTCGAGAAGGTTAAGAGGGACAGTCTTAAGGTTAGATGGACGCAATGA